A genomic stretch from Phocoena phocoena chromosome 9, mPhoPho1.1, whole genome shotgun sequence includes:
- the HYAL4 gene encoding LOW QUALITY PROTEIN: hyaluronidase-4 (The sequence of the model RefSeq protein was modified relative to this genomic sequence to represent the inferred CDS: substituted 1 base at 1 genomic stop codon), whose product MKPLSEGQLRFCVVQPIHLTSWLPILFILKSISSLKPAQLPIYQRKPFIAAWNAPTDQCLIKYNLRLNLKMFQVIGSPLARARGQNVTIFYVNRLGYYPWYTSQGVPINGGLPQNISLQVHLEKADQDINYYIPSEDFSGLAVIDWEYWRPQWARNWNTKDVYRQKSRKLISEMQENVSAADIEYLAKATFEESAKAFMKETIELGIKSRPKGLWGYYLYPDCHNYNVFAPNYTGSCPEEEVLRNNELSWLWNSSAALYPSIGVRKSLGDSKNILRFSQFRVHESLRISTMTSHDYALPVFVYTRLGYRDQPLFFLSKQDLISTIGESAALGAAGIVIWGDMNLTSSEGNCTKVKQFVSSDLGSYIVNVTRAAEVCSFHLCRNNGRCVRKVWKTPDYLHLNPASYHIEASEDGEFTVKGKASDTDLAVLAKRFSCHCYQGYXGADCREMRMADGCSAVSSFSGSLITLCLLVSAGYQSIQL is encoded by the exons ATGAAACCATTATCTGAAGGACAACTAAGGTTTTGTGTTGTTCAACCAATACATCTCACATCATGGCTGCCCATACTTTTCATTCTGAAGTCTATCTCTTCCCTAAAACCTGCCCAACTTCCAATTTATCAAAGGAAACCTTTTATAGCTGCCTGGAATGCTCCAACAGATCAGTGcttgataaaatataatttaagactaaatttgaaaatgtttcagGTGATTGGAAGTCCACTGGCCAGGGCCAGGGGGCAAAATGTCACTATATTTTATGTCAACAGACTGGGATACTATCCATGGTATACATCCCAGGGAGTTCCTATTAATGGGGGTCTCCCCCAGAACATAAGTTTGCAGGTACATCTGGAAAAAGCTGACCAAGATATTAATTATTACATCCCTTCTGAAGATTTCAGTGGACTTGCCGTTATAGACTGGGAATATTGGCGACCCCAGTGGGCCAGGAACTGGAACACAAAAGATGTCTACAGACAGAAATCAAGAAAGCTTATTTCTGAGATGCAAGAGAATGTATCAGCTGCTGATATTGAATATTTAGCCAAAGCAACCTTTGAAGAAAGTGCAAAAGCTTTCATGAAGGAAACCATCGAACTGGGAATTAAGAGCAGACCCAAGGGCCTTTGGGGTTACTATTTATACCCTGATTGCCACAATTATAATGTTTTTGCCCCAAACTATACTGGGTCATGCCCAGAAGAAGAAGTTTTGAGGAACAATGAGCTCTCTTGGCTCTGGAACAGCAGTGCTGCTTTATATCCTTCTATCGGTGTCAGGAAATCTCTTGGAGACAGCAAAAACATTTTGCGTTTCTCGCAATTTCGGGTGCATGAATCCTTGAGGATCTCCACCATGACATCCCATGATTATGCTCTGCCTGTGTTCGTCTATACAAGGTTAGGCTACAGAGACcaacctttattttttctttctaag CAAGATCTAATCAGTACTATTGGAGAAAGTGCTGCCTTGGGAGCTGCAGGCATCGTTATCTGGGGAGACATGAATTTGACTTCATCTGAG GGCAACTGTACAAAGGTGAAGCAGTTTGTGAGTTCTGATTTGGGGAGCTACATAGTCAACGTGACCAGAGCCGCTGAGGTGTGCAGCTTCCACCTCTGCAGGAATAATGGGAGATGCGTAAGGAAGGTGTGGAAAACGCCCGATTACCTTCACTTGAACCCTGCAAGTTACCACATAGAGGCCTCCGAGGATGGAGAATTTACTGTGAAAGGCAAAGCATCTGATACAGACCTGGCGGTGCTGGCGAAGAGATTCTCCTGTCATTGTTATCAGGGATACTAAGGGGCTGATTGCAGAGAAATGAGGATGGCTGACGGCTGCTCTGCggtttcctctttttctggcTCCCTAATCACATTGTGTCTGCTGGTTTCCGCAGGTTATCAGAGCATTCAGTTGTGA